One part of the Nymphaea colorata isolate Beijing-Zhang1983 chromosome 8, ASM883128v2, whole genome shotgun sequence genome encodes these proteins:
- the LOC116259596 gene encoding protein PLANT CADMIUM RESISTANCE 6-like — protein MGLSKKNDPNVGPPAPTHAGQAPPLQHPPDEAPQQYPPASAPDAAEPSNPCPFPPQAAAFHPPPQPTVPFPAPAQHQPRYPAPATCPPSGPQQPNQAPTPVQGFACENPYGPKPVTYPPSGPQQPNQAPTPVRGFASGNPYGPKPVTYPPSGPQQPNQAPTPVPGFAYENPYGPKPISYPPSDPQQPNQAPTPVPGFACVNPYGPKPVTYPPSCPQQPNQAPTPAGRYGPGPQYSADWTTGLFDCLEDPNSALITFCLPCLTFGQVAEILDGGQTSCATSAMMYSLITFAFTAPWILSCTYRTKLRTKYGLPESPAPDFIVHCLCETCALCQEYRELRNRGLDPALGWQGNMMLQSQPQQAMAPPVYQTMNM, from the exons ATGGGACTTTCGAAGAAGAATGACCCGAATGTAGGCCCTCCAGCGCCAACGCACGCTGGCCAAGCCCCTCCTCTTCAGCACCCACCGGATGAAGCGCCCCAACAATACCCACCAGCAAGTGCCCCTGATGCGGCAGAGCCCAGCAACCCATGCCCTTTCCCTCCCCAGGCAGCAGCCTTCCACCCTCCGCCTCAACCTACAGTCCCTTTCCCAGCACCAGCACAGCATCAGCCACGTTACCCTGCTCCAGCAACCTGCCCGCCGTCCGGTCCCCAACAGCCCAATCAGGCACCCACGCCGGTGCAAGGGTTTGCTTGTGAGAACCCATATGGGCCGAAGCCGGTAACCTACCCGCCGTCCGGTCCCCAACAGCCCAATCAGGCACCCACGCCGGTGCGAGGGTTTGCTAGTGGGAACCCATATGGGCCGAAGCCGGTAACCTACCCGCCGTCCGGTCCCCAACAGCCCAATCAGGCACCCACGCCGGTGCCAGGGTTTGCTTATGAGAACCCATATGGGCCGAAGCCGATATCCTACCCGCCGTCCGATCCCCAACAGCCCAATCAGGCACCCACGCCGGTGCCAGGGTTTGCTTGTGTGAACCCATATGGGCCGAAGCCGGTAACCTACCCGCCGTCCTGTCCCCAACAGCCCAATCAGGCACCCACGCCGGCAGGTCGCTATGGTCCTGGTCCACAATATTCTGCGGACTGGACGACCGGTCTCTTCGATTGCTTGGAAGATCCTAACAGCG CTTTAATTACTTTCTGCTTGCCTTGCCTGACGTTCGGACAAGTGGCGGAGATATTGGACGGCGGACAGACCT CATGTGCTACCAGCGCAATGATGTATAGTCTAATCACCTTCGCCTTTACCGCCCCATGGATACTGTCCTGCACCTACAGAACGAAGCTTCGAACTAAGTACGGTCTCCCGGAGTCTCCCGCTCCCGACTTCATTGTTCACTGCCTTTGTGAAACGTGTGCTCTCTGCCAAGAGTATAGGGAACTCCGCAACAGAGGCCTCGATCCTGCTCTTG GATGGCAGGGCAATATGATGCTGCAATCTCAACCGCAACAGGCCATGGCTCCCCCGGTGTATCAAACAATGAATATGTAA
- the LOC116259595 gene encoding cell number regulator 2-like yields MNSNVPPQPGYAPSQPVFPINVQPWTTGLCDCFEEPTNCIITCCLPCITFGRNAEIIDRGSTSCASNAFIYCVIGCTGCSCFYSYPYRTRLRGQFQLAEAPIGDCLLHCCCTSCALCQEHRELKNRGFDPTIGWQGKQGRSNYGANEPPPVQPDMKK; encoded by the exons ATGAACTCCAACGTCCCTCCTCAGCCTGGTTATGCCCCTTCCCAGCCCGTATTTCCCATCAATGTCCAGCCGTGGACAACCGGCCTTTGCGACTGTTTTGAAGAGCCAACCAATT GCATTATTACGTGCTGCTTGCCTTGCATCACCTTCGGGCGGAATGCAGAGATAATCGACCGCGGAAGCACGT CATGTGCCTCCAATGCCTTTATCTATTGTGTGATCGGGTGTACCGGCTGCAGTTGCTTCTACTCCTATCCATACAGGACAAGACTCAGAGGCCAATTCCAGCTTGCAGAGGCACCTATAGGAGATTGCCTCCTCCATTGCTGTTGCACCAGTTGCGCGCTGTGCCAAGAACACCGAGAGCTGAAGAATCGTGGCTTTGACCCCACTATAG GTTGGCAAGGTAAACAAGGAAGAAGCAACTATGGAGCCAATGAGCCCCCGCCCGTCCAACCTGATATGAAAAAGTAG